One window of the Halictus rubicundus isolate RS-2024b unplaced genomic scaffold, iyHalRubi1_principal scaffold0263, whole genome shotgun sequence genome contains the following:
- the LOC143364095 gene encoding uncharacterized protein LOC143364095, translating to MARTGDNLQKQGKANLTIGLLQSTLATLEKRWQQFEEQDDRIRSTATPEDHQSDYFTLDIFTEGEQAYSLQKGQLLDALARLAPTSTPASPSIPPPAASGPRARSTLPRIDLPAFSGQYSEWTRYKDLFSSLVLDDPSWSDAEKFHYLSASLTGEAALLIRRIPMSADNFHRAWELLAHRYENRRLLVDAQFDILYETPACTTHTARELKRLLDTSCNVASVLNGLDVPVDDKAHWMVQHVVRRLDAETLKHWETSLGSSTEPPTLSELLEFLETTIRTLEACESRHGHLVPAQRPAAKGIKAVHVATDQPSTKSRCGLCRGNHLLCFCGAFRSKTPLERLQVVTSSQLCHNCLGPHAVAACRSNKTCQRCAEKHHTMLHDALVQGNRPPRPTAMHIVNGPEPSEEPLSVLLATALVAVQSAGGTVVARALIDPCSEVSLVSESLVQQLRLHRTSCSQVVVGAGAKATATARGRTRLDVASRIHANLSCTVEALILPRLTSYRPRCRTFASAWPHISGLTLADPTFNSATPIDLLLGADVYPQVLLTGTRSGGHRGPVAQETIFGWILSGPATSPGPSTPIATSHTVTIDDLTALVRRFWEQEEMPPPAPQRTAEEAACEEHFQRTHSRQPDGRYVVRLCLTTPNPELGQSHCIARRILLANERRFATNPQLQALYTNFMEEYRTLGHMQVIPAADYTPRRPHFYLPHHGVLKATGTSTKLRVVFNGSRRSSVGTSINAHLAAGPKLQQDITNILLRWRRHKVAFIADIEKMYRQIRVHSDDWDLQRILWRDNESERIDAYHLTTVTYGLTCAPYLALRTLLQLAEDEKQRFPRGASILRTATYVDDILAGADSIEDAERTQGELIGICKAGGFVLKKWSANHSALLSALPADFLAESSTIPWHPETGCSALGLTWHPATDTLAFSLHAPSETTSEPPTKRRVLSQIAKLFDPLGWLAPFVVRGKIFIQDLWKTNLEWDERLPPDTAAAWNTLREDMDELACIRIPRWLGVDDTAATRQLHAFVDASEKAYAAAVYVRIEDSHGVARAHLVAAKTKVAPLKTVSLPRLELCAATLGARLLVHIRQEIQVPIDAVHLWSDSTVALAWLQGEPTRWRTYIANRVSEVQTALPDGHLHHVGTKDNPADCASRGVAAAQLASHPLWWHGPSWLTSPEAGWNTAPPPHCTTEEERTPATCLQTSRQEDPELLLRFSTLDRLLRATSWCLRWTSPSRRDATASPPHLRPDELRRAEETWIRLVQRLHFATELTAVEQQKPVPGGSGLRKLTPFLDEYGILRVGGRLHNALLPYNEQHPIILPAGCHLTQLVIESAHLRTLHGGVQLTLAALRQKSPQHSGSPPLGPSSTTRAVHIEAVSDYSTAAFLAAFRRFTGRRGTCSSLTSDCGTNFVGADRELRRLFTASTREAASIGRQLAKDGVTWKFIPPGAPHFGGLWEAAVRSLKHHLRRVVADDPLTYEEFSTLLCQVEACLNSRPLQALTDDPEDLTPLTPGHFLVGGPLTAVPEPTLLEVPRSRLTRWQLLQQRLQHFWRRWAAEYLHQLQTRPKWTTAETSLQLGDLVLIKSELTPPSRWPLGRIDEVHPGADGHVRVATVKTATSRYQRPVTKLIPLHRAADA from the exons AACAGGCCTACTCGCTGCAGAAGGGGCAGCTACTCGACGCACTGGCGCGCCTCGCGCCCACGTCAACCCCTGCATCGCCGAGCATCCCGCCTCCTGCAGCGTCCGGACCCAGGGCACGGTCCACGCTCCCGCGCATCGACTTACCGGCCTTCTCGGGTCAGTACAGCGAGTGGACGCGGTACAAGGACCTCTTCTCGTCGTTGGTCCTTGACGACCCGTCGTGGAGTGACGCCGAGAAATTCCACTACCTGTCCGCCAGCCTCACCGGAGAAGCCGCATTGCTGATCCGCCGCATCCCGATGTCGGCTGATAATTTTCATCGGGCATGGGAGCTGCTGGCGCACAGGTACGAGAACCGCCGGCTCCTTGTCGATGCCCAGTTCGACATCCTTTACGAGACGCCCGCCTGCACCACGCATACCGCCAGGGAATTGAAGCGGCTCCTCGACACCAGCTGCAACGTGGCCTCAGTGCTGAACGGCCTTGACGTTCCCGTCGACGACAAGGCACACTGGATGGTCCAACACGTCGTGCGGCGCCTGGACGCCGAGACACTGAAGCACTGGGAGACATCCTTGGGGAGCAGCACGGAACCACCCACACTCTCCGAGCTGCTGGAGTTCCTGGAGACGACGATCCGCACCCTGGAGGCCTGCGAGAGCCGACATGGACATCTCGTACCCGCACAGCGACCTGCAGCGAAGGGAATCAAGGCCGTGCACGTCGCTACCGACCAACCCTCCACCAAGTCACGCTGCGGTCTCTGCCGGGGAAACCACCTCTTGTGCTTCTGCGGAGCGTTCCGAAGCAAGACGCCACTGGAGCGACTCCAGGTCGTGACCTCCTCCCAGCTGTGCCACAACTGCCTGGGGCCACACGCCGTCGCAGCCTGCCGATCCAACAAGACCTGTCAGCGGTGCGCGGAGAAGCATCATACGATGCTCCACGACGCTCTCGTGCAGGGCAACCGCCCCCCACGACCCACCGCTATGCATATCGTGAACGGACCGGAGCCCTCCGAGGAACCGCTATCGGTGCTCCTTGCCACCGCCCTCGTGGCAGTCCAGTCCGCGGGAGGTACCGTCGTCGCCAGGGCACTGATCGACCCCTGCTCCGAGGTGTCGCTGGTCAGCGAATCACTGGTACAGCAGCTCCGACTCCATCGAACATCCTGCTCTCAGGTGGTAGTCGGCGCCGGTGCCAAGGCCACCGCGACCGCACGAGGAAGAACCCGCCTGGACGTCGCCTCGAGAATCCACGCCAACCTCTCCTGCACGGTGGAGGCGCTCATTCTACCTCGGCTGACCTCGTACCGACCGCGCTGCCGCACCTTCGCCTCCGCCTGGCCGCACATCTCGGGACTGACTCTCGCGGACCCGACCTTCAACTCCGCAACCCCCATCGACCTGCTCCTGGGTGCGGACGTATACCCGCAGGTCTTGTTGACGGGCACCAGAAGCGGAGGACATCGAGGTCCGGTCGCACAAGAGACCATATTCGGCTGGATCCTGTCAGGCCCGGCGACCAGCCCTGGGCCTTCGACACCAATAGCAACCAGCCACACCGTCACCATCGACGACCTGACCGCTCTCGTCCGGCGCTTTTGGGAGCAAGAAGAGATGCCGCCACCCGCACCGCAGCGGACTGCCGAGGAAGCAGCGTGCGAGGAGCACTTCCAGCGTACCCATTCCCGGCAGCCCGACGGCAGGTACGTCGTGCGTCTGTGCCTGACAACACCAAACCCAGAGCTGGGGCAGTCACACTGCATCGCCAGGCGCATTCTGCTGGCCAACGAGCGCCGGTTCGCGACGAACCCGCAGCTGCAGGCGTTGTACACCAACTTCATGGAGGAATACCGCACTCTCGGCCACATGCAAGTGATcccagcagccgactacaccccTCGACGTCCACACTTTTACCTGCCTCACCACGGTGTGCTGAAGGCAACTGGCACCTCCACCAAGCTGCGAGTGGTTTTCAACGGGTCTCGCCGCTCCAGCGTTGGGACGTCTATCAACGCACACCTCGCAGCCGGACCCAAACTGCAGCAGGACATTACGAACATTCTGCTCAGGTGGAGGCGCCACAAGGTCGCATTCATCGCGGACATCGAAAAAATGTACCGCCAAATCCGGGTGCACTCAGACGACTGGGATCTCCAACGGATCCTGTGGCGTGACAACGAGAGCGAGCGGATAGACGCCTACCACCTCACGACAGTGACCTACGGCCTGACCTGCGCCCCGTACCTCGCCCTGCGCACGCTGCTGCAGCTAGCCGAAGACGAAAAGCAGCGATTCCCGAGAGGTGCGAGCATACTCCGGACGGCCACCTATGTCGACGACATCCTCGCTGGGGCTGACAGCATCGAGGACGCCGAGAGGACGCAGGGGGAGCTCATCGGCATCTGCAAGGCGGGCGGATTCGTCCTCAAGAAGTGGAGCGCCAACCACTCCGCGCTGCTCTCCGCGCTACCCGCCGACTTCTTGGCAGAGTCGTCCACGATCCCGTGGCATCCTGAGACCGGATGCAGCGCACTAGGACTGACGTGGCACCCCGCCACCGATACCTTGGCGTTCTCGCTGCACGCCCCCTCAGAGACGACTTCGGAGCCGCCCACCAAGCGACGCGTGCTCTCCCAGATCGCCAAGCTGTTCGACCCGCTCGGCTGGCTCGCCCCCTTCGTCGTCCGGGGAAAAATATTCATCCAGGACCTCTGGAAGACCAACCTCGAGTGGGACGAGCGCCTCCCACCCGACACAGCAGCAGCCTGGAACACCCTGAGAGAGGACATGGACGAACTAGCGTGCATCCGGATCCCTCGGTGGCTCGGAGTGGACGACACCGCCGCCACCCGACAGCTGCACGCATTTGTGGACGCGTCCGAGAAGGCATACGCCGCCGCTGTCTACGTCCGCATCGAAGACTCCCACGGGGTCGCACGAGCACACCTCGTCGCCGCCAAAACCAAGGTCGCCCCACTGAAGACGGTTTCGCTGCCACGACTGGAGCTGTGCGCCGCCACACTTGGAGCGCGCCTCCTGGTGCACATCCGGCAGGAGATCCAGGTGCCCATTGACGCCGTCCACCTCTGGAGCGACTCCACCGTCGCGCTGGCCTGGCTCCAGGGAGAACCAACCCGCTGGCGCACCTACATCGCGAACCGCGTGTCGGAGGTCCAGACCGCACTGCCCGACGGTCACCTCCACCACGTGGGGACCAAGGACAACCCTGCGGACTGCGCCTCACGAGGCGTCGCAGCAGCTCAGCTGGCAAGCCACCCGCTCTGGTGGCACGGACCAAGCTGGCTCACCAGCCCAGAGGCGGGCTGGAACACCGCGCCTCCGCCGCACTGTACCACCGAGGAAGAGAGAACGCCGGCCACGTGCCTCCAGACGAGCCGCCAGGAGGACCCAGAGCTTCTCCTTCGGTTCTCGACCTTGGACCGGCTGCTCCGGGCCACCAGCTGGTGCCTCCGGTGGACCAGCCCTTCCCGGCGCGACGCAACTGCATCTCCGCCGCACCTGCGCCCCGACGAGCTCCGCCGAGCCGAGGAAACGTGGATACGGCTGGTGCAGCGCCTCCACTTCGCCACCGAACTCACCGCCGTCGAACAACAGAAGCCAGTCCCGGGAGGGAGTGGACTCCGCAAACTAACACCGTTCCTCGACGAATACGGCATTCTGCGCGTGGGAGGGCGACTCCACAACGCCCTCCTGCCGTACAACGAGCAGCACCCTATCATCCTGCCCGCAGGATGCCATTTGACCCAGCTGGTCATCGAGAGCGCCCACCTCCGGACGCTGCACGGCGGAGTGCAACTGACCCTCGCAGCCCTCCGCCAAAAGTCCCCCCAACACAGCGGGTCACCCCCTCTCGGCCCTTCCAGCAC CACGAGGGCCGTCCACATCGAAGCTGTGTCGGATTACTCCACCGCCGCCTTCCTGGCGGCCTTCCGCCGCTTCACAGGCCGCCGCGGAACCTGCAGCAGCCTGACCAGCGACTGCGGCACCAACTTCGTGGGCGCGGACCGGGAATTGCGGCGCCTCTTCACGGCCTCGACGCGAGAAGCTGCAAGCATCGGCCGGCAGCTCGCGAAGGACGGCGTGACGTGGAAATTCATCCCCCCGGGCGCCCCACACTTTGGCGGGCTCTGGGAAGCAGCAGTCCGGTCCCTGAAGCACCACCTCCGCAGAGTCGTCGCCGACGACCCCCTCACTTATGAGGAATTCTCCACCCTCCTCTGCCAGGTGGAGGCCTGCCTCAACTCCCGGCCGCTGCAAGCTCTCACCGATGACCCGGAGGACCTCACCCCGCTGACGCCAGGACACTTCCTCGTCGGCGGCCCTCTGACGGCTGTCCCAGAACCGACGCTACTGGAGGTGCCAAGGTCGCGGCTAACCCGTTGGCAACTGCTCCAGCAACGCCTGCAACACTTCTGGCGCCGATGGGCAGCGGAATACCTGCACCAATTGCAGACCAGGCCGAAGTGGACCACCGCCGAAACCTCTCTCCAACTCGGGGACCTAGTCCTCATAAAGTCGGAGCTGACCCCCCCCTCCAGATGGCCACTGGGGCGCATCGACGAGGTCCACCCAGGAGCCGACGGACACGTTCGCGTCGCCACCGTCAAAACAGCGACCAGCAGATACCAACGGCCGGTGACAAAGCTCATCCCCCTGCATCGCGCGGCAGACGCGTAA